The Xylanibacillus composti genome segment CATTCATAGTGACAGTCGTACCGGCCGGCGCGTATGCCGGAAGTTTCTGAGCAGCCCACACATTGCCGGTAGGTTCCGGTTGGGAAGCTACTGTATTGGAAGCGCTGACCATATGGTTATGAGCCGGCATCTCTGCTATCGTCAAAGTATGCCTTTCCTCCCCCGCTCTAGTCCCGAGTGGATGCGAGGATGTAAAGTGGATTGGCACCCTTCCCCTAAGATCAGGCAGATTGAATGTCGTGGAGCCGTTGCCCCCATACATCGTACCCAGCAGTGCGAACAAAGCCTGATTTTGATTGATGGCCAGAGTTTGTCCTTCACAAGCGGCCCAACCCCGCGGAGCATAGCCGATTGGAAATAACCGTAATTCTCCCAGATAAGGTTCTGACATTGGATGTACCTCCTAATATGCATAGTAATTATGCTTGATTAATTTTCAGTAGGATAAATGCCATATAGCGAGATGATAAAGGAGATGGCCAGAGACGGCATCATGTTGCTATGCGGCTGACCTAATCCTGCAGGTTGAATCGCCTGCGCGCTCATAGATACCAACTTACCTGAAGTTCCATCCGTGTAAATAGCCATGTCGGACTTGGACCAATAAGCTTGATCGGGAGATTCGGCTGTCCCCTCATCTGCTATTGCATTCACAGCATGCGTATGCGCCGGCATCTCGCTCTGCGTGAGCGTCACGGTCTCCGTACCGCCCTTGCTCCCTTGCAAGATTGTCGTCCTATTCGGATGAACAGGCAGTCTCCCACGGAGGTCCGGCAAGCCGAATGTGTTTTGTCCATCACCGCCAAACGTTGTGCCTAGCAAGATAAACAAATTTTCATACTCATTAATTGACAGCAGCTGCCCATCACACAAAGCCCACCCTTGCGGAGCATAATTCCCTGCAAACATGCGAATCTCGCCTAAATAGCTTTCGCTCATTCGTCATCATCCTTTCGTCATGTGCTCAGAGTGCCTTACATTCCAAACCCTTCTCGCCATTCCATCCGGCTGTCCGCGCCATTGTCGGCTACCGTGCGAAATCCTAATTGCTCGTATAATCGCCGCGCGCGATTGTCATTGCGGACTGTCAATCGTACCGCAACGCCAAGCTGCGCAGCTTCATGCTGCATACGTTTCAACAAGCTCGTTCCATACCCTTGTCCCCGGAATGCGGGCAGCAAGGAAATGTCTACAAGCAGAAGCGCTTCGTCCATAAGACAGGTCAACATGCGCCCCGCCCGTTGCCCCTGCACCAATAACAACTCCTTTCTCATATTTGGAAATTGTGTGCCATATGAATGCGTCTGCGCATTCCACTGCATTTGCAAAAATGAACGAGCCGTTGGTTCATCCCACCCCCAATTGGCCATTTCTTCTAGGCGAGTACTGGCATACAGCTCGAACAAGAACGGTTCATCCTCTAGTGCTATGGGTCTGATCTGCAAGTTTCCCACCTTCAAACGTATGACATTTCTGAAAATTCGACCTAGAACCAATGAACTAAATACTCTGTACTGCATGTAGAACTTTCGACACTTCCGCTGTTGATTCCTTCTTAAAATTGCATAAAATAAGCAGAAGCCTCCATCCTCGGTCGGTAGGCTTCTGCTCGATCATCGCCTTTATTTCTGCTTTTTCGACTTCGCTGTCTCGTCATCCCGATTGTTGCCTTGCTGCTGCTTTTTGGCCTCGTTATCTACGTTTCGCGACACTTCGGTCCCCCTCCTTTCCACTCTGCTCCGGAATAGGATGTCTCATGCAGCTCACGAATATAACGTTCTGTCCTGTTCGAATGGCTCATGCCGCTCGGCACACGACTAAGCGAGGGGAATTCCACACGGCACTCCCAAGCAAAAAAAAAGCGGAAGCAGGGACTATCCCGCTTCCGCTCATGGCTTATAATACGACTTCCACTGTATTGGCTTTCGCGATCAGCCGCACGCCCATCGCATCCTGCTGCACTTCAGCACCATCGGCAGAAGCGACAGATTGGACCCCGCGGAGCAGCACGCTCCAAGGCTTGCCTGCGCCCCCGGCCTGCAGATGAATCTTGCCGTTTTTGCGTTCAGCTGCGACTGTCAGCTCCGGCTTGCCCTGCAGGTTGCAGACGCGCGCTTCTGCGCGACCGCCTTCCTCCAGCTCGAACAGATGCAGCGTTACCCCGTCCGCATAATCATAATCCGGACGATGATCTTCGCCGCCAACGGCAATCAGGCTGTTCGGCCGCGCCAGCAGCGGCAGGCTGAAGTAATCGTGCTGCTCCTGCAGCCAGCGGCCGCCCTCAACCACTTCGCCGGTGAGGAAGTGCGTCCAGCGTCCTTGCGGCAAATAATACTCCGCCCGGCTCTCATCATTGAAGATTGGCGCTACCAGCAAGGAGTCGCCCAGCATGTACTGACGATCCAAGTAGTCGCAGTTGCGGTCTTCATTGTATTCCAGCACCATCGCGCGCATGACCGGCAGGCCTTGCTCGTTCGCCTCCACGGCAGTATTGAACAAATACGGCATCAACGTGGACTTGAGCTTGGTGAAGTGACGAAGCACATCAACCGCTTCCTCGTCGAACAGCCAAGGCACGCGGTATGTCTGGTTGCCGTGCAAGCGGCTGTGTGAAGACAGGAGGCCGAACGCTACCCAGCGCTTATAAATATCTGGCGGCGCCGTATGCTCGAAGCCGCTGATATCATGGCTCCAGAAGCCGAAGCCGGACAAGCCGAGCGACAGGCCGCCGCGCAGCGATTCCGCCATCGAATCGTAGTTCGCCGAGCAATCGCCGCCCCAGTGAACAGGGAACTGCTGGCCGCCGGCTGTTGCCGAACGGGCGAACAGCATCGCCTCGCCTTTGCCAAGCTTCTCCTCCAGTACCTCGAAGACTGCCTTATTATAGAGCTGCGTATAGTAATTGTGCATTTTTACCGGGTCAGATCCGTCATGGTAAACTACGTCTGTCGGAATGCGCTCGCCGAAATCCGTCTTGAAGCTGTCTACGCCCATATCGACCAAGGCCCGCAGCTTGTTCTTGTACCATTCTACGGCGGCCGGATTCGTAAAGTCCACCAGGCCCATGCCGGCCTGCCACATATCCCATTGCCACACATCGCCGTTTTCTTTGCGCAGCAAGTAACCGTTCTCCATGCCTTCATCGAACAAGGCAGACTTCTGGGCGATATACGGATTGATCCAGACACAAATCTTCAACCCGCGATCCTTCAGCCGCTTCAGCATGCCTTCCGGGTCCGGGAACACGTCCTTATCCCATTCGAAATCGCACCACTGGTATTCCTTCATCCAGAAGCAGTCAAAGTGGAAGACATGCAGCGGCAAATCCCGCTCCGCCATGCCGTCGATAAAGCTGTTGACCGTTTCTTCGTCATAACTGGTCGTGAAGGATGTCGTCAGCCACAGGCCGAACGACCATGCCGGAGGCAGCGCAGGCTTTCCGGTCAGACCCGTGTAATTGCCGAGCACCTCCTTCAGGTTAGCGCCGCCAATGACACAATAGTCAAGGGATGACCCTGGAACACTGAACTGTACTTTGGATACGGTCTCAGATGCAATTTCGAAAGACACGCGCTCCGGTTGATTGACGAATACGCCATAGCCGCGATTGG includes the following:
- a CDS encoding phage tail protein, with product MSEPYLGELRLFPIGYAPRGWAACEGQTLAINQNQALFALLGTMYGGNGSTTFNLPDLRGRVPIHFTSSHPLGTRAGEERHTLTIAEMPAHNHMVSASNTVASQPEPTGNVWAAQKLPAYAPAGTTVTMNENSVALAGGSQAHNNMQPYLGVQFCIALQGIFPSRN
- a CDS encoding phage tail protein; the protein is MSESYLGEIRMFAGNYAPQGWALCDGQLLSINEYENLFILLGTTFGGDGQNTFGLPDLRGRLPVHPNRTTILQGSKGGTETVTLTQSEMPAHTHAVNAIADEGTAESPDQAYWSKSDMAIYTDGTSGKLVSMSAQAIQPAGLGQPHSNMMPSLAISFIISLYGIYPTEN
- a CDS encoding GNAT family N-acetyltransferase; the protein is MQIRPIALEDEPFLFELYASTRLEEMANWGWDEPTARSFLQMQWNAQTHSYGTQFPNMRKELLLVQGQRAGRMLTCLMDEALLLVDISLLPAFRGQGYGTSLLKRMQHEAAQLGVAVRLTVRNDNRARRLYEQLGFRTVADNGADSRMEWREGFGM
- the yicI gene encoding alpha-xylosidase, translated to MKFSNGYWMVKEGYQVQNPVEIRDIRATDRTLSVYAATKHVQRKGDTLNATLLTAVFSSPRPDVIRVQWVHHKGKRQVGPEFELFEQEAPVQIEQTDEAATLTSGKTMVKVHKGDSWKVEFFYDGRRLTGSGNKGAATILDPDKQPYFREQLDLGVGEYVYGLGERFTPFVKNGQIVDIWNEDGGTSSEQAYKNVPFYVSNRGYGVFVNQPERVSFEIASETVSKVQFSVPGSSLDYCVIGGANLKEVLGNYTGLTGKPALPPAWSFGLWLTTSFTTSYDEETVNSFIDGMAERDLPLHVFHFDCFWMKEYQWCDFEWDKDVFPDPEGMLKRLKDRGLKICVWINPYIAQKSALFDEGMENGYLLRKENGDVWQWDMWQAGMGLVDFTNPAAVEWYKNKLRALVDMGVDSFKTDFGERIPTDVVYHDGSDPVKMHNYYTQLYNKAVFEVLEEKLGKGEAMLFARSATAGGQQFPVHWGGDCSANYDSMAESLRGGLSLGLSGFGFWSHDISGFEHTAPPDIYKRWVAFGLLSSHSRLHGNQTYRVPWLFDEEAVDVLRHFTKLKSTLMPYLFNTAVEANEQGLPVMRAMVLEYNEDRNCDYLDRQYMLGDSLLVAPIFNDESRAEYYLPQGRWTHFLTGEVVEGGRWLQEQHDYFSLPLLARPNSLIAVGGEDHRPDYDYADGVTLHLFELEEGGRAEARVCNLQGKPELTVAAERKNGKIHLQAGGAGKPWSVLLRGVQSVASADGAEVQQDAMGVRLIAKANTVEVVL